Proteins encoded within one genomic window of Bombina bombina isolate aBomBom1 chromosome 1, aBomBom1.pri, whole genome shotgun sequence:
- the MMGT1 gene encoding ER membrane protein complex subunit 5: MASSIWKGLVGIGLFALAHAAFSAAQHRSYMRLTEKEDETLPIDIVLQTLLAFVVTCYGIVHIAGEFKDMDATSELKNKTFDTLRNHPSFYVFNHRGKNMFQSADSEESPPKSVSYTSSSSLKLRKLEPLRR; this comes from the exons ATGGCGTCTTCGATCTGGAAAGGGCTGGTGGGGATCGGCTTGTTCGCCTTGGCACACGCGGCCTTCTCAGCGGCTCAGC ATCGTTCTTACATGCGATTGACTGAGAAAGAAGATGAAACTCTACCAATAGAT atagttCTCCAAACACTACTGGCATTTGTAGTAACCTGCTATGGAATCGTACATATTGCTGGAGAATTTAAAGACATGGATGCTACATCAGAATTAAAGAATAA GACATTTGACACATTAAGGAACCATCCATCTTTTTATGTATTTAATCATCGTGGGAAGAATATGTTTCAATCTGCCGATTCAGAGGAATCTCCGCCAAAATCAGTTTCTTACACATCCAGCTCTTCTCTGAAGCTACGAAAACTAGAACCTCTGCGccgttaa